AACGACGAATTGATACAAGCCAACCAGCGGGTCACCCAATCGTTGGACGATATTAAGAAGGCGAACGAGAAAGTGGAAAACGCCCTCCACTTCAGCCGTTGGGAACGAGATAAAGCGCAGATAAATCTGGCCTCCGTAGCCTCGGGAGAGCAAAAGGGGGCGCGGGCGGCGTATCTGTTACGTCAAACCAGCCCCCGCCCCGGGGAGTCGGACAATCGATCCTGGGAATGGTATTATCTCAGTCGCCCCTTTGCTCTCGACCGAGCGGAGATACCCGGACCCCCCTCTCCTTCCGCGATTGCCGTTTCAAATGACGGCCGCTGGGTGGCCTCCACCAACGGGCGGCAGGTCTCTCTGTTCAGCGTAGAAACCGCCAAGCGGATGTTCACGTTTCCGACGAAACCGTATTCCTTGTCGATCGCTTTCTCGCCCGATAGTCGTACGCTGGCCGTCCCCAACGAAAAGACAGCCGCTTTGTGGCGGTTGCAAGGCGAGGATTGGATTCACGGGCCTGCGATGGAGCGCTTCGCACACCGCTGCGAAAGTTTAGCTTTTGCCCCGGCAGGAAATCTCCTGGCCGTTAGCGGAGACGGCGGCCGCCTCCGACTTTTTCACTCCGGCACCGGAAAATTACTGGCGGATTCCCAAGAACTCCAGCAAGGCCAACCCAGCACGGACGACAACCTGGAAGGTTTAGCGTTCTCCGCCGATGGAACTCGGCTCGCCGGGAGAAGACTTTTGCAACCCCTGGTATTTGAAATCGAACAAAAAAAAGAGATCACTTCCCTGAAGCTTGCTTTTCGAGGGGGGAAAGAGATCAGCGCTTATAAAGTCTGGTTCGAAGAGAAGCAGAACGACCTGGCCATTCAAGATTCCAACGCGATACGAGTCTTTGACCGATTCCATCAGGAACGAAAGAAAATTGCGCTCCCCGCGGAGGGCCGCGAGGTGCATCCGATTCTGAGGGAGCCGTCCGGGAGTTATTGGGGACTTTCCCAGGGAGTCGCCTGGCAGATTTATCAGCCCCGCTGGCGCGATCCCTCCTCCCTCCCGGGCTTTCCCGGTGTGGAGCGATTCGGTAAGCCGGTGATCCAGCCGCTCCGTTTTGATCAGCTCGTGTCGGCCGTGGGTCTTGCCTCGAACGGAAAAACCGGGGCTTTTGGACTCCGGGATGGCCGCATCGTGATTACCGATACGATTTCGACGGAACCGCAAGTAATTATCCGTCACTCCGGCTTGCAGGAGGTCACGGGGGCGTTTCTAACTCCTCACGGGGATCAACTGCTATCGTTCGACTCCGGACGAAATGCCTGCTTTGGCCCATTAGGTTCCGAGCCCCGCTTTCGGAGGAGCGGCGAAATGAACCCTGGGATTGGTCCCTCGTCTACTCCTTGGACCGGCAGCCTCTCCAACGATGGGGCCCTGTTCGGCATTCGGGATGCGAGGAATATTTCCGTCATCGAGTCTTCCAGTGGACGGACGCTCCTCACCCTTGCCTCCGCCTTCGAGGGAGGCCTCTTCCCAACCCATGCGCCCCTGGGATTCTCTCCCGATGGTTCGCGACTGGCGTTTACGCTTTCGAAATTCGACTTCCCGACCCAGAAATTCACTTCCCACGAAGTCCGAGTCTGGAATTTAAAAGAAGATCGAGAGATTCTCCGATTTCCCAGTGAAGGGCAGGCGCTCGATCTGGCCTATTCGCCGGATGGTCAAAAAATTGCACTGGCTCAGGAACATGAGGTCCTCCTCTATTCCTCCGACGGATCGAGAGGATTGCAGCGGCTCAAGGGGCGCGGGCCATTTAACAGAGTGGCCTTCTCTCCGGATGGTTTAAAAATCGCCGCGGGATCCAATTCGGGTGAAGTCAC
The genomic region above belongs to Telmatocola sphagniphila and contains:
- a CDS encoding serine/threonine-protein kinase; protein product: MLDSERIEELLDRYEEALETGQVVTVETLCRDDPHLIEAVRKKLALLAKVDGLVAADESEIGIPSEKVAGRYRAQSPLGQGGLGQVFIALDEELEREVALKRLLPGRASDPDNQARFRREAKITGQLEHPGIVPIYGLGSDSKGRPYYAMRRVTGDTLDQAIERYHRKELSLLTVLRNFLTVCQTVAFAHSKGIIHRDLKPQNILVGEFGETLVIDWGLAKPVAEGEPIDAETANTSRIDEVTPTMQGIRKGSPAYMSPEQAEGLPATESSDIYALGATLYKILTGKAPFQEGSRIWERIRTGDFPPARGVRRDVPLSLDAICRKAMSVRVEDRYPRALELASDIEHWLADEPVSAARDPWGVRCRRWMRRHRALVLSALSMLAVGIAAVVVLLLREDQSNKVLKQSNDELIQANQRVTQSLDDIKKANEKVENALHFSRWERDKAQINLASVASGEQKGARAAYLLRQTSPRPGESDNRSWEWYYLSRPFALDRAEIPGPPSPSAIAVSNDGRWVASTNGRQVSLFSVETAKRMFTFPTKPYSLSIAFSPDSRTLAVPNEKTAALWRLQGEDWIHGPAMERFAHRCESLAFAPAGNLLAVSGDGGRLRLFHSGTGKLLADSQELQQGQPSTDDNLEGLAFSADGTRLAGRRLLQPLVFEIEQKKEITSLKLAFRGGKEISAYKVWFEEKQNDLAIQDSNAIRVFDRFHQERKKIALPAEGREVHPILREPSGSYWGLSQGVAWQIYQPRWRDPSSLPGFPGVERFGKPVIQPLRFDQLVSAVGLASNGKTGAFGLRDGRIVITDTISTEPQVIIRHSGLQEVTGAFLTPHGDQLLSFDSGRNACFGPLGSEPRFRRSGEMNPGIGPSSTPWTGSLSNDGALFGIRDARNISVIESSSGRTLLTLASAFEGGLFPTHAPLGFSPDGSRLAFTLSKFDFPTQKFTSHEVRVWNLKEDREILRFPSEGQALDLAYSPDGQKIALAQEHEVLLYSSDGSRGLQRLKGRGPFNRVAFSPDGLKIAAGSNSGEVTVWKLSDPKEGEVFSLHSSEITGLNFFPGSRLLASSGTDGFIRLFDVVDRLERGTLPCRLPIKSLALAADGKTIVAGCEQGLCMVFRAAEDATIVRRLQKQAQRPPDRSEIERDLAIAAWGWYLERRRENDEVCSQQALEIGVQACEKLENSPETESWTKAFQSEWEKLKK